In the genome of Salinigranum halophilum, the window TCGGAGGGGAGCGGAGCCGCCGGTATAAGCCTTCTTGCTCGGCTCTCAAACCTGAATACAAGTTCGGGACAGACTACAGCATCCGCGAGAGGAACTGCTTCGCCCGCTCGGTCTCGGGGTCCTCGAAGAACTTCTCGGGCGGCGCGGTCTCGACGATTTTCCCGTCGGCCATCAGGACGATACGGTCGCCCACTTCGCGGGCGAAGCCCATCTCGTGGGTGACGACCATCATCGTCATCCCCTCCGCTGCGAGGTCGCGCATGACACCGAGCACCTCGCCGACGAGTTCGGGGTCGAGCGCGCTCGTCACCTCGTCGAACAGCATCACCCGCGGGTCCATCGCGAGCGCACGGGCGATGGCGACGCGCTGTTGCTGGCCGCCGGAGAGCTGGTTCGGGTACGACGCCTTCTGGTTGCCGAGGCCGACCCGGTCGAGAAGTCGGTCGGCCCGCTCACGGGCGGTGGTTTTGTCGACCCCGCGGACCTTCCTTGGCGCGAGCGTGACGTTCTCGAGCGCCGTCTTGTGCGGGAAGAGGTTGAACGACTGGAACACCATGCCGATGCGCTGCCGGAGGCGGTCGATGTCGGCGTCGGGTGCGGAGATGGACTGTCCCTCCAGCCGAATCTCTCCGCCCTGTATCTCCTCTAATCGGTTCGCACACCGGAGCAAGGTGGACTTGCCCGACCCCGAAGGGCCGATGACGACGGTGACGTCGCCCTCGTCGATGTCGAGCGAGACGTCTTTGAGGACGTGCGTCTCGCCGAAGTACTTGTCCACCGAGTCGAACTCCAAGAGCACGCCGGGAGAGCTCATCGGCCGTCACCTCCCCAGTCAGAGCGGTCTTCGAGGGAGCTGACGACGTACCCCAGCGGGAGGGTGATGCCGAGATACGCGACCGCCGTCAGCACGATGGGCGTCCACGGGTCGAACGTGGCGCTGTTGACACTCCGAAAGACGCTGATTATCTCCGGGACGGCGATGACCGTGAGGAGTGAGGTGTCCTTCACCAGGATGACCTGGTCGTTGCCGATGGCGGCCAGCGCGTTGCGCCACGCCTGCGGCAGGACGACCTCACGCATCCCCTGGGTGTACGACATCCCGAGCGAGCGGGCCGCCTCCAGTTGGCCGTCGGGGACGGCACCGATGCCGCCCCGGATGGCCTCACCGGTGTACGCGGCGTGGTTGAGTGTCAACGCGATGATCGCCGCCGGGAGCTCCCAGTTCTGGATGGGGAACGTCCCCGTCCACAGCGCCGGGATGCCGAAGTAGACGATGATGATCTGGAAGAGCAGCGGCGTCCCCCGGAAGAACTGGACGTACCCCTTCGCGACTGTGCCGGTCGGGAAGGTGTCCGAAACGCGCATGAAGCCGACGAACACGCCCGCGAACACCGACAGGACGCTCCCCGCGACGAATATCTGGAGCACGAGGAGGTACGCGTCGACGAACCGGGGGAAGATGGTCACCAGCAGGTCGAA includes:
- a CDS encoding amino acid ABC transporter ATP-binding protein; translation: MSSPGVLLEFDSVDKYFGETHVLKDVSLDIDEGDVTVVIGPSGSGKSTLLRCANRLEEIQGGEIRLEGQSISAPDADIDRLRQRIGMVFQSFNLFPHKTALENVTLAPRKVRGVDKTTARERADRLLDRVGLGNQKASYPNQLSGGQQQRVAIARALAMDPRVMLFDEVTSALDPELVGEVLGVMRDLAAEGMTMMVVTHEMGFAREVGDRIVLMADGKIVETAPPEKFFEDPETERAKQFLSRML
- a CDS encoding amino acid ABC transporter permease, with the protein product MAESYPTDSRPAEDRVDESAINDRTLKYAGIAVSSVFTLVVVGLIGYIVYAKVSFDLLVTIFPRFVDAYLLVLQIFVAGSVLSVFAGVFVGFMRVSDTFPTGTVAKGYVQFFRGTPLLFQIIIVYFGIPALWTGTFPIQNWELPAAIIALTLNHAAYTGEAIRGGIGAVPDGQLEAARSLGMSYTQGMREVVLPQAWRNALAAIGNDQVILVKDTSLLTVIAVPEIISVFRSVNSATFDPWTPIVLTAVAYLGITLPLGYVVSSLEDRSDWGGDGR